The nucleotide window CCAGAGCTAACTCATCACTAGCTGAGGGGATTCCAAACATCGAATTAATGCAAAAGGCAGGATGTACAATTGCATTAGGTACAGATAATGTTATGATAAATTCCCCTGATATGTTTAGAGAAATGGATTTTATTTGGAAAGTGACGATGGGAATTAACAAAAAAAGAATAGATCCAAAGGAAATTCTCAAAATGGCTACTGTAAATGGTGGAAAGATTTTAAAAAAAAATATTGGAATAATTCAAAGTGGGAAGATTGCTGATTGTATTTTTCTTGATAAACATGCATTGGATTTAGAACCTATGCATAACCCCCATGCGTCTATTGTTCATAGAGCATCTGAATCTGCAATTAAAGCAGTAATGATTGGAGGAGAAATTGTTTATGGGAAAATCTAAACCATACGTGATCCTTAGTGCAGCAATATCTATTGATGGAAAGATTGCCACTAAAACTGGTTTTTCTCATCTATCCTCAAAACAAGATAGTATTAGACTTCATAAATTACGATCTAAAGTTGATGCAATTCTTATAGGAAAGAATACTGTCTTACGTGATAACCCCATACTAACTGTACGTCATATAAAAGGAAAAAACCCAATTAGAATAATTCTGGATTCTAAGGGTAGTCTTTCTAAAAACTCTAAAATTTTACAAACAAGTAACAAAATTCCAACAATAATAGCTGTATCAAAAATAATTCCTAAATCCAATCTTGAAAAACTTCAACAGTTTCCTGTAGAAGTAATCATTACCGGTAAAAAATCAGTTGATATTAAATCATTGTTAAGAAAACTTTCAGATAAAAAAATTAAAATAATCTTGGTTGAAGGTGGAGGAACTGTAAACTGGGAGTTTATAAAAAATAACCTTTTTGATGAGTTGATTGTTACAGTTTCTCCCTTTTTAATAGGAGGAAATAGTGCAATATCCTTTGTTGAAGGAAAAGGGTTTGAAGAAATATCAAAATCTCCCAAATTACAACTCAAATCTACAAAAAGGCTCAAAAATCATCTTGTTTTGAATTACGAAAAAGTGTAAGTTATTATACTTTCTTTAAAATAAAATTACAAGAAATTGGCAATAAAAAAGAAAACTACAATAAAAAAGAAGGCTGCACCAAAAAAGAAGGCTGCACCAAAAAAGAAGGCTGCACCAAAAAAGAAGGCTACTAAATCAAAAGGTAAAAAACCAGCATTTGGTGGATATGCAATTAGTTTTGCAGGTCGTAAAGAAACTGTAGAACAAGTATTTGGAAAAAAACCAATTGCACCAAGTGAAATGACCAAAAAGATTTGGGCATTTGTTAAATCAAAAAGCCTCTCTAATCGTTAAATCCACGTGTTAACGATTATTCGTTAACTTATTTCTATCTTTTAATTATTTTTTTAAAATGAATAAGATATAGATATTGGATTTATGATGAAACTATTATGTCAAC belongs to Nitrosopumilus sp. and includes:
- a CDS encoding 2,5-diamino-6-(ribosylamino)-4(3H)-pyrimidinone 5'-phosphate reductase gives rise to the protein MGKSKPYVILSAAISIDGKIATKTGFSHLSSKQDSIRLHKLRSKVDAILIGKNTVLRDNPILTVRHIKGKNPIRIILDSKGSLSKNSKILQTSNKIPTIIAVSKIIPKSNLEKLQQFPVEVIITGKKSVDIKSLLRKLSDKKIKIILVEGGGTVNWEFIKNNLFDELIVTVSPFLIGGNSAISFVEGKGFEEISKSPKLQLKSTKRLKNHLVLNYEKV